One genomic segment of Apostichopus japonicus isolate 1M-3 chromosome 23, ASM3797524v1, whole genome shotgun sequence includes these proteins:
- the LOC139964769 gene encoding uncharacterized protein isoform X1, whose amino-acid sequence MDPEAFAARGGPELHPCQSCGRKFYPESLERHEKICRNHQLRDKKRRVFDSRKQRSQGATKTTKLDVPQQSGVKVTNWRQNHLDFVNAIRSARDAQKAIRTGGPLPPPPPPSVNPNYVPCPYCNRRFNAKAGARHITFCQQRTKTYGEPIKSLSKRAAADVGGSKTGRGKAYYQRVIRTKEVVPSQPLYGGVPMYSSAFSGSYSANNLNNYSSQLVAAPPKSFRPTTSPRRKIVSVSASTSRNSTPSSSYSDPSPNNNSRHSIGRPVSGALKKYPRNRTPKGNVRFSDEVETFHMPPSPDGSMKDVENVAVVPPNQAMNPTRPHGNDFVSHYGSQEHLRSPPHASRTPVGISRERMRKENLPSQADNTQYEMTTSLGLASTSLNSSGYSSDPSSPVSPPGYQSPRLQAAGDNSSSYQNGVMFGQRSTTPQIMRETSMVKRENSVLAPFCHDCGTQYPTSTSKFCCSCGIQRAFISPR is encoded by the exons CCTTTGCTGCTAGAGGTGGCCCTGAGCTACATCCATGCCAGTCATGTGGGAGGAAATTTTACCCAGAGTCTTTG GAAAGACATGAGAAAATATGCAGAAACCATCAACTGAGAGATAAGAAACGTAGAGTCTTTGATTCAAGAAAACAGAGATCACAGGGAGCTACCAAAACAACAAAGTTAGATGTGCCACAG CAGAGTGGTGTGAAGGTCACAAACTGGAGGCAGAACCATTTGGATTTTGTCAATGCTATAAGATCAGCCCGTGATGCTCAGAAAGCCATCCGAACAGGAGGACCATTACCACCTCCGCCGCCTCCTTCCGTTAATCCAA ATTATGTACCATGTCCTTACTGCAACCGTCGTTTCAATGCCAAAGCAGGTGCACGACATATAACATTTTGTCAGCAGAGAACAAAGACTTACGGTGAACCAATCAAATCACTTAGTAAAAGAGCTGCAGCAGATGTTGGTGGCAGTAAAACAGGAAGAGGGAAAGCT TACTACCAAAGGGTCATCCGGACTAAAGAGGTGGTTCCTAGTCAGCCTCTGTATGGTGGTGTTCCTATGTATTCCAGTGCCTTTAGTGGGTCATATAGTG CcaataatttgaataattattcATCACAACTTGTAGCAGCACCACCAAAGAGCTTTAGACCTACCACTTCACCACGGCGGAAGATTGTCTCTGTTTCAGCCTCTACATCCAGGAACTCTACCCCATCATCCTCTTACAGCGATCCTTCTCCCAACAATAACTCAAGACACTCCATTGGGAGGCCAGTCTCAGGTGCTCTTAAAAAGTATCCTAGGAACAGAACCCCAAAAGGCAATGTAAG GTTCTCTGATGAGGTAGAGACATTTCACATGCCTCCATCTCCTGATGGTTCCATGAAGGATGTGGAGAATGTTGCAGTAGTGCCCCCTAATCAAGCCATGAACCCAACTAGACCCCATGGTAATGACTTTGTAAGCCACTATGGTAGCCAGGAACATCTCAGGAGTCCTCCCCATGCATCAAGGACTCCAGTTGGCATCTCAAGAGAGCGCATGAGAAAGGAGAATCTTCCAAGCCAGGCTGATAATACTCAATATGAAAT GACAACATCCCTTGGATTGGCCAGTACTTCTTTAAACTCCAGTGGTTACAGTTCTGATCCTAGCTCTCCAGTCTCACCTCCTGGTTACCAGTCACCTAGGTTACAGGCTGCAGGAGACAACAGCTCCAGCTACCAAAATGGTGTTATGTTTGGTCAGAGAAGTACTACCCCACAAATCATGAGGGAGACGTCAATGGTTAAGAGAGAAAATAGTGTGTTGGCACCCTTCTGTCATGATTGTGGCACTCAATACCCAACTTCTACTTCAAAGTTTTGCTGTAGTTGTGGCATTCAAAGGGCTTTCATATCTCCCAGGTAG
- the LOC139964769 gene encoding uncharacterized protein isoform X2, with product MDPEAFAARGGPELHPCQSCGRKFYPESLERHEKICRNHQLRDKKRRVFDSRKQRSQGATKTTKLDVPQSGVKVTNWRQNHLDFVNAIRSARDAQKAIRTGGPLPPPPPPSVNPNYVPCPYCNRRFNAKAGARHITFCQQRTKTYGEPIKSLSKRAAADVGGSKTGRGKAYYQRVIRTKEVVPSQPLYGGVPMYSSAFSGSYSANNLNNYSSQLVAAPPKSFRPTTSPRRKIVSVSASTSRNSTPSSSYSDPSPNNNSRHSIGRPVSGALKKYPRNRTPKGNVRFSDEVETFHMPPSPDGSMKDVENVAVVPPNQAMNPTRPHGNDFVSHYGSQEHLRSPPHASRTPVGISRERMRKENLPSQADNTQYEMTTSLGLASTSLNSSGYSSDPSSPVSPPGYQSPRLQAAGDNSSSYQNGVMFGQRSTTPQIMRETSMVKRENSVLAPFCHDCGTQYPTSTSKFCCSCGIQRAFISPR from the exons CCTTTGCTGCTAGAGGTGGCCCTGAGCTACATCCATGCCAGTCATGTGGGAGGAAATTTTACCCAGAGTCTTTG GAAAGACATGAGAAAATATGCAGAAACCATCAACTGAGAGATAAGAAACGTAGAGTCTTTGATTCAAGAAAACAGAGATCACAGGGAGCTACCAAAACAACAAAGTTAGATGTGCCACAG AGTGGTGTGAAGGTCACAAACTGGAGGCAGAACCATTTGGATTTTGTCAATGCTATAAGATCAGCCCGTGATGCTCAGAAAGCCATCCGAACAGGAGGACCATTACCACCTCCGCCGCCTCCTTCCGTTAATCCAA ATTATGTACCATGTCCTTACTGCAACCGTCGTTTCAATGCCAAAGCAGGTGCACGACATATAACATTTTGTCAGCAGAGAACAAAGACTTACGGTGAACCAATCAAATCACTTAGTAAAAGAGCTGCAGCAGATGTTGGTGGCAGTAAAACAGGAAGAGGGAAAGCT TACTACCAAAGGGTCATCCGGACTAAAGAGGTGGTTCCTAGTCAGCCTCTGTATGGTGGTGTTCCTATGTATTCCAGTGCCTTTAGTGGGTCATATAGTG CcaataatttgaataattattcATCACAACTTGTAGCAGCACCACCAAAGAGCTTTAGACCTACCACTTCACCACGGCGGAAGATTGTCTCTGTTTCAGCCTCTACATCCAGGAACTCTACCCCATCATCCTCTTACAGCGATCCTTCTCCCAACAATAACTCAAGACACTCCATTGGGAGGCCAGTCTCAGGTGCTCTTAAAAAGTATCCTAGGAACAGAACCCCAAAAGGCAATGTAAG GTTCTCTGATGAGGTAGAGACATTTCACATGCCTCCATCTCCTGATGGTTCCATGAAGGATGTGGAGAATGTTGCAGTAGTGCCCCCTAATCAAGCCATGAACCCAACTAGACCCCATGGTAATGACTTTGTAAGCCACTATGGTAGCCAGGAACATCTCAGGAGTCCTCCCCATGCATCAAGGACTCCAGTTGGCATCTCAAGAGAGCGCATGAGAAAGGAGAATCTTCCAAGCCAGGCTGATAATACTCAATATGAAAT GACAACATCCCTTGGATTGGCCAGTACTTCTTTAAACTCCAGTGGTTACAGTTCTGATCCTAGCTCTCCAGTCTCACCTCCTGGTTACCAGTCACCTAGGTTACAGGCTGCAGGAGACAACAGCTCCAGCTACCAAAATGGTGTTATGTTTGGTCAGAGAAGTACTACCCCACAAATCATGAGGGAGACGTCAATGGTTAAGAGAGAAAATAGTGTGTTGGCACCCTTCTGTCATGATTGTGGCACTCAATACCCAACTTCTACTTCAAAGTTTTGCTGTAGTTGTGGCATTCAAAGGGCTTTCATATCTCCCAGGTAG